One stretch of Harmonia axyridis chromosome 1, icHarAxyr1.1, whole genome shotgun sequence DNA includes these proteins:
- the LOC123682680 gene encoding uncharacterized protein LOC123682680: protein MNEELKNNSWRKFCNVDPKESFKNSDFEVPKEMEFVEKIPENENEADDAGVQENLSYSLSFSDLDVDYVPSSFEISNEDNCNSQVSEAFSVACYMFFSLW from the exons atgaatgaagaattgaaaaacaattcatGGAGAAAGTTTTGTAATGTTGACCCTAAAGAATCTTTCAAAAACTCTGACTTTGAAGTACCAAAAGAG atggaatttgttgaaaaaatcccagagaatgaAAATGAGGCAGATGATGCTGGAGTCCAAGAAAACTTGTCTTATTCTTTATCCTTTTCGGATTTAGACGTTGACTACGTTCCGTCCAGTTTTGag ATCTCGAATGAGGATAATTGCAATTCCCAGGTTAGTGAAGCATTCTCTGTAGCATGTTACATGTTTTTTTCATTATGGTAA